CCTTATCTGGGATTGGTGGTTGCAAGAAAAGGGTTGCAAACCGTAATCAGCAGCATTTTAAGAAATTCAAATGCAGCCTTGTCAGGGTTGGAAGCAGGCGATGTCATCTTATCAGTCAATGATATAGAACCTGCCGACAATTTTACTGAGTTTCTTAATGTATTTGAACCCAAGCAAACACTCACATTGAAGATAAAAAGAGGTGACAAAGAGTTGCAATTCAAGCTTGAATTTGAAGAAAACCCCAACAAAGTTTTCAAATTGACACCTTCTGCTCAAATCACTCCAAATCAGCAAAAGTTGTTTGACAAATGGGTGCAGAGAGCGGGGTAGCAATGTGTAAAAGGAGAATAGTGATGACGCTTGTTTCTGATGGACTTGCAAGCAGCATCAGTCTATTTTGGGTTTCGCTTAAATCACGAATCAATATTAATAATGTTATTTTGCACGTATCATAGTTTCATTTGTTTTGGAACTAAAACGAATTAGAAAAAAATGGAAAGTAAAGCAAAGAAATTAGACGATTTGAGCGTTATTGAACAAGTTTTGGAAGGCGAAAGATCTGTATATGAAGTTTTAGTCAATAAATACAACTCCTATCTTTATAAAGTAGGAATGGCTTATGGATACAATCACGATGACACACAAGATTTGATGCAGGATACCTATTTGGATGCATTCAAAAATTTAGCACAGTTTGAAAAAAAATCTAATTTTAAGACATGGTTAGTGAAGATAATGCTGAATAACTGTTACCATAGAAAACAGAAGTATAGTTTTATCAAAGAACAGGCATACGATGAATTAAAAGAAAGTGCAACACCCATGTTTGCTCATGCAGAATATGACACTTATGCTCAAGTTTACAACCACGAACTGAGTAACATTTTACATAAGGCATTGCACAGTATCCCAAACGAATATCGCTTGGTATTTATGTTCAGGGAAATGAATCGTTTCAACGTATCCGAAACAGCCGAACTTACCGGATTGAGTGAGTCCAACGTTAAAGTCAGACTCAACAGAGCTAAGACCATGCTCAAAAACCAACTGATGAAATCGTATAATATTCAAGAACTCTATACCTTCCATGCGGTTCATTGCAATCCATTCACCGCCAAACTTATGAAAATAATAAACGAGCATTAATTTATGTCTAAACCCAAAAAAATCAAAAGAGAAACAGACGGAATCGTATATTCCACCGAACCTGATTTTGTATTTGCAGACTTGTTTGCCAAACTGCAAACCGAAGATAATGTAAAACCCAATCAACAAAAACTCAATATCCGTATGGAAAACAAAGGACGTGGAGGCAAGACCGCAACCTTGATAGAAGGGTTTAAAGGCTCTGATGATGAGTTGCAATCACTTTGCAAAAAACTCAAAACACATTGTGGCGCTGGAGGTAGTATTGTGGAAGGAGAAATCTTAATACAAGGCGAACACAGAAAGAAAGTCATGGATTTTTTGCAAAAACTTGGATATAAAACC
This genomic interval from Bacteroidota bacterium contains the following:
- a CDS encoding translation initiation factor, whose product is MSKPKKIKRETDGIVYSTEPDFVFADLFAKLQTEDNVKPNQQKLNIRMENKGRGGKTATLIEGFKGSDDELQSLCKKLKTHCGAGGSIVEGEILIQGEHRKKVMDFLQKLGYKTNKAL
- a CDS encoding sigma-70 family RNA polymerase sigma factor, with amino-acid sequence MESKAKKLDDLSVIEQVLEGERSVYEVLVNKYNSYLYKVGMAYGYNHDDTQDLMQDTYLDAFKNLAQFEKKSNFKTWLVKIMLNNCYHRKQKYSFIKEQAYDELKESATPMFAHAEYDTYAQVYNHELSNILHKALHSIPNEYRLVFMFREMNRFNVSETAELTGLSESNVKVRLNRAKTMLKNQLMKSYNIQELYTFHAVHCNPFTAKLMKIINEH